Proteins encoded within one genomic window of Ovis aries strain OAR_USU_Benz2616 breed Rambouillet chromosome 1, ARS-UI_Ramb_v3.0, whole genome shotgun sequence:
- the LOC114110836 gene encoding ubiquitin carboxyl-terminal hydrolase 17-like protein 6: MENLVGLVCRAPGAASEHGGGACPAPFNVLAGGQGCRASAAGADALRGPSVPEGPSPAVGRPQRGDLAPGSAGLAPGQKVALSWRGPWGVGAGLQNLGNTCYVNAALQCLSHTPPLASWLVSRQHATLCPAGGSCTLCAMRAHVTRALLHAGEVIRPHKDLLAGFHRHQQEDAHEFLMFTLSGMQQGCLSASQPSGHASEDTSVVRQIFGGTWRSQIQCLHCLGVSDTFDPYLDISLDITAAQSVEQALRELVKPEKLEAENAYDCGVCLRKVPATKRLTLHRTSQVLVLVLKRFTQLSGAKRAQEVRYPQCLDVQPYTSERKAGPLGYVLYAVLVHSGWSCERGHYFCYVRAGNGQWYKMDDAKVTACDETAALSQSAYVLLYAREGAWEGGAGGGAAAPLGADPTDPGQPAGDASGRAPGLQDSPGYTEAEGMSLEQWRRLQEHNRPKPALELRKVQAALPAGAVVIHRSRHGGGRNRPPPAQEHHRLDRPSTDTPPPGPTDVGHGPCAGGRARATKGRNKKPRPSLGLWR, from the coding sequence ATGGAAAACCTCGTGGGCCTCGTTTGCAGAGCCCCGGGGGCTGCTTCTGAGCACGGGGGAGGTGCGTGTCCGGCGCCCTTCAACGTCTTAGCCGGAGGGCAAGGTTGTCGGGCCAGCGCCGCTGGTGCGGATGCCCTTCGGGGACCCTCTGTCCCTGAGGGGCCGTCGCCGGCAGTCGGGCGCCCCCAGCGGGGTGACTTGGCTCCCGGGTCAGCGGGGCTGGCGCCTGGCCAGAAAGTCGCCCTGAGTTGGAGGGGGCCGTGGGGGGTGGGCGCTGGGCTTCAGAATCTGGGGAACACGTGCTACGTGAATGCGGCGCTGCAGTGTCTGAGCCACACGCCGCCCCTGGCCAGCTGGCTGGTGTCCCGGCAGCACGCCACCCTCTGTCCGGCCGGCGGCTCCTGCACGCTCTGTGCCATGCGAGCTCACGTGACCCGAGCCCTCCTTCACGCGGGAGAGGTGATCCGGCCCCACAAGGACCTGCTGGCGGGCTTCCACAGACACCAGCAGGAAGATGCCCACGAGTTTCTGATGTTCACTCTGAGTGGCATGCAGCAAGGGTGCCTGAGTGCATCCCAGCCGTCGGGCCACGCCTCCGAGGACACCAGCGTCGTCCGTCAGATCTTCGGCGGGACGTGGAGGTCTCAGATCCAGTGTCTCCACTGCCTCGGTGTCTCGGACACGTTCGACCCTTACCTGGACATCAGCCTGGATATCACGGCGGCTCAGAGTGtggagcaagctctgagagagcTGGTCAAGCCCGAGAAGCTGGAGGCGGAAAATGCCTATGACTGTGGCGTTTGTCTCCGGAAGGTGCCTGCCACCAAGAGGTTGACTCTGCACAGGACCTCCCAGGTCCTGGTGCTGGTGCTGAAGCGGTTCACACAGCTGAGCGGGGCCAAAAGGGCTCAGGAGGTGCGCTATCCCCAGTGCCTGGACGTGCAGCCCTACACGTCTGAGCGGAAGGCAGGGCCCCTGGGCTACGTGCTCTATGCCGTGCTGGTGCACTCCGGGTGGAGCTGTGAGCGAGGACACTACTTTTGCTACGTCCGAGCGGGCAACGGCCAATGGTATAAGATGGACGATGCCAAGGTGACAGCCTGTGACGAGACCGCTGCCCTGAGCCAGAGCGCCTACGTCCTGCTCTACGCCCGGGAGGGTGCGTGGGAAGGGggcgctgggggaggggcagcggcCCCCCTCGGGGCTGACCCCACAGACCCCGGGCAGCCTGCAGGAGACGCCAGCGGCAGAGCTCCTGGGTTGCAGGATTCCCCGGGGTACACAGAGGCCGAAGGGATGAGCTTAGAGCAGTGGAGACGCCTGCAAGAACACAACCGACCGAAGCCGGCCTTGGAGCTGCGCAAGGtccaggctgccctgcctgccGGCGCAGTCGTGATTCACCGGTCCAGACACGGAGGAGGGAGAaaccgcccgccgcccgcccagGAGCACCACCGGCTCGACCGTCCCAGCACGGACACCCCGCCTCCGGGGCCGACGGACGTCGGCCACGGCCCTTGTGCCGGAGGGAGGGCCAGAGCGACCAAGGGGAGGAACAAGAAGCCGCGGCCATCTCTGGGGCTGTGGCGGTAG